Below is a window of Aerococcus viridans DNA.
GTGGTGTAGTGGTTTATTCACAGAACATGGCATAGACGGTCTTATATTTATCAAAGGTTGATTATTAAAAATACAAAAATAGCTACTAGGTGGTTGATATCACCTAGTAGCTGTTTTTTTTATGTATCGAAAATTTGCTTATTTATTTTCTAAGATACTATCATCTAATCTTCTAAGAAGATCGCTTTAGTTTCTAAGTAGTCTTCCACACCAAAGAGACCGTTTTCGCGACCTAGTCCGGATTGTTTGTAGCCACCAAATGGTGCAAGTGGGTTACGCTCTGCTTTGTTTACAAAGATATTACCAGTTCGTAATTGCTTAGCCACTTTATATGCATCTTCAGTAGGACCAACTACTGCCCCTGAAAGGCCGTAAATTGAGTCATTTGCGATTTCAACCGCTTCTTCTTCTGTGTCATATGTGATGATGACAAGTACAGGACCAAAAATTTCTTCTTGGGCAATCGTCATATCATTAGTGACATTCGTAAAGACAGTAGGTGTTACAAAATGACCAGTTTCACTGGCTGGTTTTTTATCACCGACTAAAACTTTAGCTCCTTCTGCTTTACCTTTCTCAATATATTCGAGTACTGTTTTCTTTTGATTAGCAGATACCATTGGACCAACAAGCGTATTTGGATCAGCAGGATCACCTATAACGACGTTCTTTTCATAGAAAGATTTTACTTCAGCTTCTACATCAGCTAATTCGTCTTTAGGCACTAATAGTCTTGTAAGTGCAGTACAAGTTTGCCCTTGGTTGTTTAAAATAGTGCCCATTGCTTTTTTAACCGCAAAGGATAAATCGCCACCAGGTAAGTAAACTAACGCAGATTTACCACCTAGTTCAAGAATGATATGTTTGATGCCTTTTGCAGCATTTTCATATAGTCCTTGACCAACTTCAGTTGACCCAGTAAAGGAAACAACGGCGACATCTTCATGTTCTGCTAGATAGTTACCAGCACCACTACCGCTTCCAAGGATCAGGTTGAATACACCTTTTGGGAAGCCTACTTTTTCAGCTAATTCAAATAGTTTGACTGCAGTGAGTGGTGTATCAGATGCTGGTTTAACAACTACGGTATT
It encodes the following:
- a CDS encoding aldehyde dehydrogenase family protein — encoded protein: MKKYNNFINGEWTAPTNNEYKEVENPTTEETIAQVAYSANEDVDQAVEAAKTAFPAWNNLSLEERTGYVEKLLAEIKAHKEEIRDIIVEEFGAAKTFSESGQVGLAIDEMSATVEAIKDYNLTQQIGDTKVIKEGYGVVAAITPWNYPLNQIQRKITPALLAGNTVVVKPASDTPLTAVKLFELAEKVGFPKGVFNLILGSGSGAGNYLAEHEDVAVVSFTGSTEVGQGLYENAAKGIKHIILELGGKSALVYLPGGDLSFAVKKAMGTILNNQGQTCTALTRLLVPKDELADVEAEVKSFYEKNVVIGDPADPNTLVGPMVSANQKKTVLEYIEKGKAEGAKVLVGDKKPASETGHFVTPTVFTNVTNDMTIAQEEIFGPVLVIITYDTEEEAVEIANDSIYGLSGAVVGPTEDAYKVAKQLRTGNIFVNKAERNPLAPFGGYKQSGLGRENGLFGVEDYLETKAIFLED